AGGGCGTAAAGCGCGGTGGCCAGAGTTCCCACCAGGAAATTTAGCAGCAGTTTGCTCTCCGCGGGGCGCTTGTCTTTCATGTTCAGGATCCAGTAAAATGCCCAAACCAGGGAGGTGGAGACCGCCAAAGCGGAGCCGAGGGGATCGGCAAAATCGAGCCGGAACAGCCTGCCTTGGGTGGAGATCACGATCACGCCGATGAAACTGAGGCAGAGGGCGAGGATGTCCTTGATCCGGAACCGCTCCCTGAGGATGAGGATGGAAAGCACGGATAGCACGATCGCCCAGGTGTAGTTCAAAACCTGCGCTTCCTGGGCCCGCAGCCGGTCATAGGCGATGAAGAGGGCGAGGTAGTAGAGGAAGGGGTTGAGCAGGCCGGCCAGCGCTGACCTCTTCCAAGCGCTGACGTCGGTCCGGAACGCCTTCCAGCCTTTTTGGGCCAGGTTCACCACTCCCAGGAAGATGGTCGCTGCCAGGGATGCCAGAAGCAGCAGGCCGAGCGGCGTGAGATGCCGGAGGCTGAGCTTGAAGGCGGTGGAGACGGTGGACCAGGCCAGCACTGCGCCGAGGGCGTAGAGATAGGCGGTCCTTTGTTCGGTTCGCATGGCTTGGCCAGAAAAAAAGCCTGTCCGGGTGGGGGACAGGCTCAATCAGTCATGGGCGTGTCAGTTCATCCTGTTCAGGATGTTCTGATACTGGGTGGCCAGGGCGGTGTTGTTGGTCAGCTGGGCGCCCAGGATCACGAGGCGGACGGCGTCTTTGTTCGTCTCGTCATAGTTGTGCCATTTGCGGGCGTAGGTGATCATTTCCTCATAATTCTTCATTTCGTTGAGCAGGAAGCTGATTTCCTGGTAATCGGCGTCGTTGTCGCGGATGTCCAGCAGCCGCTTCAGATAGCCCACGGCGCCGGCGTTGTCAGCGAGCTTGTAGGCGATGTATTTGGCGTCGGAGAGGGCGTCGGGGTTCAGGGGTTCGATTTCCAGCACGAGCTGGGTGTTGAGTTTGGCCGCCTCATACTGTCCCAGTTCGAACTGGCAGAAGGACAGGTTCATCAGGTTGTTCACGTTGAGGGGTTCGCGCACCTTGACGCTTTCAAAGAAGGGCAGGGCCGCGGCGTAATCCTTCTTGTTCATGTAGAAGATGCCCATTTCCTGCAGGAGGAGAGGGTCGTTCTGGTCCTTGGCATAGATTTTGAGCAGGATCTCCTCGGCCTTGTCGTCGTCCTTGAGGTCCACCTGGTAGATGGTTTTGAGCTTGATCAGGGGCTCGATGCGGCTGGTATCCAGGGCGGCCACCAGCTCAAAGATCTCGATGGCGCGCTGGGTGTTTCCGGCCTCGGCCTGCTCTTCGCCGGCCTTGAAAATGCGGGTCCAGGCGCTGGTGCGGCGCTTCTTCATGTCGCGGATGTCGGCTGCTTCGTCTTCGGAAAGCTTCTCATACTGCTCCATGATCTTGATGGATTTATCGTAGCCTTCCCAGGCGGCTTTGTTCAGGTCCACGGCCAGGTCCGAGAAGCGCTCGCCGTTGTAGAGGTTGATGTCCGCAACGCGGCGCAGGGCCAGGGCGTGGTTGGGATTGTCTTCCAAAACGAGCTGGTAGTAGGTCATCGCCGCTTCGACGTTTTGCTGGGCGTAATAGACGTTGGCGGTCTTGAGGTTGACGTTGCCCTGGGGGCTGAGCTTCTGCCGCGTGACCGAACAGGCGGATAGCAGCAGCATCGCTGCCAGGGCTATGATAACGAGATGTTTCATGTTGGGGTCTCCTCTGGTAGTTTCACATTTAATAGAAACACTATTATGAACCGGGGATATCAGTCAAGAAATTTTCCAAGCAGGCTCCCTAATTTGCTTTCTGGCAAGCATCTTAGCACAGGCAAAGCAGCCGGATACAATCAGGGTAGCCAAGAATTTTCTTGACCAAATCCTCAGGCGCATAAACTGGGACAAAATAAATACCTTTAATCCGCGCCAGTGAGCCGGAAAGGAGCAAATATGACCACTACGCCTCAATTCCTCGGTCGCAGCGTCTATGACCTCGACGACTATTCCGCAGAAGAAATCATGTATATCCTGGAAGCCGCCAAAGGCATGAAGGAGATCAATCTGCGCGAATACAAAAAGATCCCCACCCTGCGCGGCAAAACCGTCTGCACCCTGTTCGTGGAAAACAGCACCCGCACCCGGATGAGCTTCGAGCTGGCCGCCAGCCGCCTGAGCGCGGACGTGGTGAGCTTCCAGGCCTCTGTATCCGCCCTGCAGAAAGGCGAAAGCCTGCAGGATACCGTCTATACCCTGGACGCGATGGGCATCGACCTCTACTGCATCCGCCACAGCAGCCCCGGCAGCCCGCAACTGGTGCACAAATACTCCGGAAAACCGGTCATCAACGGAGGCGACGGACGCCACGCGCATCCCACCCAGGCGCTGTTGGACATCTTTTCGGTCTGGGAAAAACTGGGCGAACTGAACGGCGTCAAGATCACCATCGTGGGCGATATCCTCAACAGCAGGGTGGTGCGCTCGAATCTGATCGGCATGAAAAAACTGGGCATGGAAGTGACGGTCTGCGGGCCGCGCACCCTGATGCCGGGCAGCATGGAGGAGATCTACGGCTGCCGGGTCGAATACAATTTGCGCGAAGCTTTGCGGGACGCGGACGTAGTGATGGGCCTCCGCATGCAGCTCGAAAGGATGACCGAAGGCCTGTTCCCCAGCCTGGAAGAATACAGCAAGCATTACGTGCTGTCCAAAGACACGATCAAATACGCCAAAAAGGACGCCCTGATCATGCATCCGGGCCCGATGAACCGGGGCGTTGAGATCCTGCCGGAGATCGCGGACAGTACCCACAGCATCATCGTGGAACAGGTGGCCAACGGCGTGGCGATACGCATGGCCCTGATGTTCCTCATCCTCGGCGGCAAGGCATAAAAGGAGAGCTGAAATGACCACACTCATCACCAACGGACTGGCCTACATCGAGGGAAGCTTCGTTCCCTGCGACATCCTCATCAAAGGCTACAAGATCAGCAAGATCGCCCCCAAGATCGCCGGCAAGGCGGATCGTGTCATCGACGCCGCCGGAAAGCACGTGTTTCCGGGCTTCGTGGACCTCCACGTGCATCTGCGCGACCCCGGCCAAACCTATAAGGAAGACATAGTTTCCGGCACCAGGGCCGCGGCCAAAGGAGGCTTCACCAGCCTCTGCGCCATGCCCAACACCGATCCCGTGGTGGACAACATCGCCACTGTTGACTATATCCAACGCCGCGCCAAAGACCTCGGCTCGGCCCGGGTCTATGTGGTGGGGGCGATGACCAAGAAAAGCGAAGGGCTGGAGATCAGCGAGATGGCCACCATGCAGAGCGGCGGGATCGTTGCCGTTTCTGACGACGGGAACTGCGTGCAAAACTCCAAGCTGATGCTGAACTGCATGCGCTACGCCACTAATTTCGGCCTGCCCCTGATCATCCACGCCGAAGACCACAACCTATCCGGAAAAGGGCAGATCCACGCCGGCAGGATCTCCTCCAAAGTCGGCCTGACGGGCATTCCCGGACTGGCGGAGGAAGTGATCATCTCACGCGACATAATGCTGGCGGAAAACACCAAGTCCAGGCTGCATATCGCCCATATCAGCACTGCCAGGTCGATCGAGCTGGTGCGCGAAGCCAAGGAACAGGGGATCCAGGTCTCCTGCGAGGTCACGCCCCACCATCTGATCCTCACCGAAGAGGCCTGCCAGGATTTTGACACCAACACCAAGATGAAACCACCCCTGCGCAGCGAAAAAGACCGCCAGGC
The nucleotide sequence above comes from Candidatus Syntrophosphaera sp.. Encoded proteins:
- a CDS encoding aspartate carbamoyltransferase catalytic subunit — its product is MTTTPQFLGRSVYDLDDYSAEEIMYILEAAKGMKEINLREYKKIPTLRGKTVCTLFVENSTRTRMSFELAASRLSADVVSFQASVSALQKGESLQDTVYTLDAMGIDLYCIRHSSPGSPQLVHKYSGKPVINGGDGRHAHPTQALLDIFSVWEKLGELNGVKITIVGDILNSRVVRSNLIGMKKLGMEVTVCGPRTLMPGSMEEIYGCRVEYNLREALRDADVVMGLRMQLERMTEGLFPSLEEYSKHYVLSKDTIKYAKKDALIMHPGPMNRGVEILPEIADSTHSIIVEQVANGVAIRMALMFLILGGKA
- a CDS encoding dihydroorotase, which gives rise to MTTLITNGLAYIEGSFVPCDILIKGYKISKIAPKIAGKADRVIDAAGKHVFPGFVDLHVHLRDPGQTYKEDIVSGTRAAAKGGFTSLCAMPNTDPVVDNIATVDYIQRRAKDLGSARVYVVGAMTKKSEGLEISEMATMQSGGIVAVSDDGNCVQNSKLMLNCMRYATNFGLPLIIHAEDHNLSGKGQIHAGRISSKVGLTGIPGLAEEVIISRDIMLAENTKSRLHIAHISTARSIELVREAKEQGIQVSCEVTPHHLILTEEACQDFDTNTKMKPPLRSEKDRQACVKALREGIIDCIATDHAPHADFEKAREFDHAPFGIIGLETAFPALYHHLVKTGDLSLERLAEALTSAPAQLLGLPESTLKQGNPADITIIDLEQNTSYKPENILSKSKNTPWLGQTLSGRVLYTFLEGRVTWQAE
- a CDS encoding tetratricopeptide repeat protein — protein: MKHLVIIALAAMLLLSACSVTRQKLSPQGNVNLKTANVYYAQQNVEAAMTYYQLVLEDNPNHALALRRVADINLYNGERFSDLAVDLNKAAWEGYDKSIKIMEQYEKLSEDEAADIRDMKKRRTSAWTRIFKAGEEQAEAGNTQRAIEIFELVAALDTSRIEPLIKLKTIYQVDLKDDDKAEEILLKIYAKDQNDPLLLQEMGIFYMNKKDYAAALPFFESVKVREPLNVNNLMNLSFCQFELGQYEAAKLNTQLVLEIEPLNPDALSDAKYIAYKLADNAGAVGYLKRLLDIRDNDADYQEISFLLNEMKNYEEMITYARKWHNYDETNKDAVRLVILGAQLTNNTALATQYQNILNRMN
- a CDS encoding DMT family transporter, whose product is MRTEQRTAYLYALGAVLAWSTVSTAFKLSLRHLTPLGLLLLASLAATIFLGVVNLAQKGWKAFRTDVSAWKRSALAGLLNPFLYYLALFIAYDRLRAQEAQVLNYTWAIVLSVLSILILRERFRIKDILALCLSFIGVIVISTQGRLFRLDFADPLGSALAVSTSLVWAFYWILNMKDKRPAESKLLLNFLVGTLATALYAL